The Equus quagga isolate Etosha38 chromosome 10, UCLA_HA_Equagga_1.0, whole genome shotgun sequence genome includes a region encoding these proteins:
- the PABPC5 gene encoding polyadenylate-binding protein 5 produces MGSGEPNPAGKKKKYLKAALYVGDLDPDVTEDMLYKKFRPAGPLRFTRICRDPVTRSPLGYGYVNFRFPADAEWALNTMNFDLINGKPFRLMWSQPDDRLRKSGVGNIFIKNLDKSIDNRALFYLFSAFGNILSCKVVCDDNGSKGYAYVHFDSLAAANRAIWHMNGVRLNNRQVYVGRFKFPEERAAEVRTRDRATFTNVFVKNFGDDMDDEKLKEIFSEYGSTESVKVIRDASGKSKGFGFVRYETHEAAQKAVLDLHGKSIDGKVLYVGRAQKKIERLAELRRRFERLRLKEKSRAPGVPIYIKNLDETIDDEKLKEEFSSFGSISRAKVMVEVGQGKGFGVVCFSSFEEATKAVDEMNGRIMGSKPLHVTLGQARRRW; encoded by the coding sequence atggggAGTGGGGAGCCTAATCCTGCTGGCAAGAAGAAGAAGTACCTCAAGGCTGCCCTGTACGTGGGTGACTTGGACCCAGATGTCACCGAGGACATGTTATATAAAAAGTTCAGGCCTGCTGGCCCTCTGCGCTTCACCCGAATCTGCCGTGACCCGGTGACCCGCAGCCCCCTGGGCTATGGCTATGTCAACTTTCGCTTTCCTGCGGATGCTGAGTGGGCTCTGAACACCATGAATTTTGATTTGATTAATGGCAAACCATTCCGCCTCATGTGGTCTCAGCCAGATGACCGCTTAAGAAAGTCTGGAGTTGGAAATATATTCATCAAAAATCTGGACAAATCCATAGACAATAGGgcccttttttatttattttctgcttttgggAACATTCTCTCCTGCAAAGTCGTATGTGATGACAACGGCTCTAAAGGTTATGCCTATGTGCACTTTGACAGTCTGGCGGCTGCCAATAGGGCCATCTGGCATATGAATGGAGTGCGGCTCAACAACCGCCAGGTGTATGTTGGCCGATTCAAATTTCCGGAAGAGCGGGCAGCTGAAGTCAGAACCAGAGATAGAGCAACTTTCACCAATGTTTTCGTTAAAAATTTTGGAGATGACATGGATGACgaaaaactgaaggaaattttCAGTGAATATGGGTCAACTGAGAGTGTGAAGGTAATAAGAGATGCCAGTGGGAAATCTAAAGGCTTTGGATTTGTGAGATATGAGACACATGAGGCTGCCCAAAAGGCTGTGTTAGACCTGCATGGAAAGTCCATCGATGGAAAAGTCCTATATGTAGGGCGAGCACAGAAGAAAATTGAACGTCTGGCTGAGTTAAGGCGAAGATTTGAACGGCtgagattaaaggaaaaaagtcgGGCTCCGGGAGTGCCTATCTATATTAAGAACCTGGATGAGACCATTGATGATGAAAAACTGAAGgaggaattttcttcctttggatcAATTAGCCGGGCCAAAGTGATGGTGGAAGTGGGGCAAGGCAAAGGGTTTGGTGTTGTCTGCTTCTCCTCTTTCGAGGAGGCTACCAAAGCAGTGGATGAGATGAATGGTCGCATAATGGGCTCCAAGCCCCTGCATGTCACCCTGGGCCAGGCCAGGCGTAGGTGGTGA